In the Ferribacterium limneticum genome, GCCAATCGGTTCAAGCAACCTGTGGTGGTTAAACCACGACACCCATTCCAGGGTTGCCAGCTCGACGGATTCCTTGGTTTTCCAGGGCGCCCGCCGATGGATCATCTCGGCCTTGTACAAGCCATTAATCGTCTCTGCCAAGGCGTTGTCGTAACTGTCACCCTTGCTGCCGACTGAAGGCTCAATCCCGGCCTCGGCCAGTCGCTCGCTGTAACGGATCGAGACGTACTGCGAGCCCCTGTCCGAGTGGTGGATCAAGGCTTCCTCGGGACTCGGCTGGCGGGCATACAGCGCCTGTTCCAGCGCATCGAGCACGAAGTCCGTGTGCATGGAACTGCTGACGCGCCAGCCCACGATGCGTCGGGCAAAAACGTCGATAACGAAGGCAACGTACAGCCAGCCTTGCCAGGTCGAGACATAGGTGAAGTCCGAGACCCACAACTGATTGGGACGCTCAGCCTTGAACTGCCGATTGACCCGATCCAGCGGGCACGGCATCTTGCTGTCGCTGATCGTGGTGCGCATCACCTTGCCACGCATAACGCCACGCAGCCCCTGACAGCGCATGAGCCGCTCGACCGTACAACGGGCCACCACGACGCCTTCGCGGTTCAGTTGCCGCCAGACCTTGTCGGCACCATAGACCTGCAGGTTGCACCAAGATGAAGAGTCAGACTGTTTCGAGAACTATGGAAAACCGTTTGGCTAGCGTCACGCTTGATGCCACCGGCAACCTGACCTGCTACCAAAGTTTGGGAAATCAAGAAGAGGGTCAGCAACAGATCATCAGTAAACGATGGCACACCGCGGAGACCCACACCGGTTTCAACGGCAATACCATCATTTACACCTACGATCCGATCCGCACTAGAAACGCAACGGGTCGACGTCGCCAGTAAGCCGGAGCGGCGACAAATGGCTGGATCAGGCTTTCTTGACGAATTCCGACTTCAGCTGCATCGCACCGATGCCGTCGATCTTGCAGTCGATATCGTGATCGCCATCGATCAGGCGGATGTTCTTGACCTTGGTGCCAACCTTGACGACCGATGAGGAGCCTTTGATCTTCAGGTCCTTGATCACGGTGACCGAGTCGCCATCCTGCAGTTCATTGCCGTTGGCATCGCGCCAGACGCGCTTTTCTTCGGCGGTAACGGCTGCATTCTTCGGCCATTCGTGGGCGCATTCCGGGCAGACGTAATTGTCGCCATCTTCGTAGGTGTATTCCGATTTGCACTTCGGGCAGTTGGGCAAGCCGCTCATGGGGATTCCTTTTTAGTAGTCTTCTTCGCTGCCGCCCATCAGATTGGGCAGCAGGATGTAGGCGCGCTGGAGGGCGCTGGAGAGGTCCGGACAGACATTATCGTCGCCCAGGTGATCGACAAAGCCGGAGCGATAGAGGAGCGAGCCGGGTTGTGAATTGAGGCCGCAAACGAGCAGCGTGCAGCCGCGTTTCTTCAGTTTGTCGAGCAGGTTTTCCAGGCCTTCGAGGCCGGTAGTGTCGAGCTGGATCAGTTGCGTCATGTCGAGAATGACGACTTCCGGATGGCCGGCGGCCGGGTCGAGCAGGGCTTCCAGCTTGTTGACCGCACCAAAGAACAGCGAGCCGAACAACTGCCACGCCGCAACCCGCATTGTGCCGTCCGGATAGAGGAATTGCGGCTCGCTGGCTTCTTCGCGCAGCGGGCGGCGCTCGACGCGGGTCAGTTCGGACATGCGATAGATGAAGAACAGGCTGGCCAGCACCATGCCCAGTTCGACCGCAATCGTCAGGTCAAAGAGGACCGTGACGAAGAAGGTGGCGAGCAGGATGATCCGGTAGTTGTAGGAATAGCGCTTCAGTTCCTTGAATTCGTGCCATTCGCCCATGTTGATGGCGACGACCATGACGATGGCCGACAGGGTGGCGAGCGGCACGTAGGAGGCGAGCGGCGCGGCAATCAGCACGATACCGATGAGAACCACTGCGTGGGTGATGCCGGCAATGGGTGTCCGGCCGCCGGACTTGACGTTGGTCGAGGTCCGCGCGATGGCGCCGGTGGCGGCAAAGCCGCCGAACAATGGCGCCGCAATATTGGCCAGCCCTTGGGCAACCAGTTCTTGGTTAGGGTCGTGACGGTCGTCGATCTGGCTGTCGGCAACACGGGCCGAGAGCAGTGACTCGATGGCACCGAGCAGGGCGATGGTAATGGCCGGCGAGATCAGCTTGCCGAAATCGTGAATTGACAGATTAGGTAGCCCAAAAACGGGTAATTCCTGCGGAATGCCGCCAAAGCGGGTGCCGATTGTTTCCACTGGCAGGTTGAAGATGTAGGAAACCAGAGTGCCGACGATCAGCACGACAAGCGGTCCCGGTGCCCGGCGCAGTATGGCGAGCCGCTGGGCCAGCCAGTTGTACGAGAGCAGGAAGATGAAACAGGCCGAGGCCAGGCCCAGCGTTGGCAGGTCAACGGTGTCGGCGTAGGCAGCCAGGGTCTTGATGCGGTGAAAGAATTCGGCCGGCAGGCTCTCGATCTTCAGGCCGAAAAAGTCCTTGATCTGGGCGAGGAAGATGACCACGGCAATGCCGTTGGTGAAGCCGATGACGACGGTGACCGGGATGAAACGGATCAGCTGCCCCATGCGGGCAAGCCCCATGGCAAGCAGGAAGACCCCGGCCAGCATGGTGGCCCCGAGCAGGTTGTTGAAGCCATGGATGGCGACGATGCCATAGACGATGGGGATGAAGGCACCGGTCGGGCCGCCGATCTGGACCCGTGAGCCGCCCAGTGCCGAGGTAATCAGGCCGGCGATGATGGCAGTCCAGATGCCGGCGGTCGGCGAGCAACCCGAGGCGATGGAGAAGGCCATGGCCAGTGGCAGGGCGAGAACCCCGACCGTAATCCCCGCGGCGATGTCCTTGCCCAGTTGCCCGCGATTGTAGGTCGGCAGGCAATCCAGCAGCTTCGGACGAAAGGCGATTTTCATGGGGAACGCTCACAGGGTAAGCACCGCATTATATGAGTACCCTATTAATCGTCAATGTTAATCACATGTTAATATGATTAGACATAAATCCAATTAGAGAAAATCATGGAGAACAGAACTGCCCGCTTGACGATCCTGATCGATCCGCAAAAGAAAAAGATCTTCGAGGAAATCTGTGCCGCCAAAGACCTGACGCCTTCGCAGGTGGTGCGTCGGCTGGTTCGTCAGTACGTCATCGACAACGCCGGCAACCGCGATCTGCCTGAGTGGCTGAAGCCTGGCAGCACGGCCGGCGATTAATCGGCTTCCTTGTCGGGGCGAACCTTGTCCGGATGGTGGGCGGCAATATATGCATCGTAACGGTCCTGCATTTGCGGGGCCTGCTTGGCGATTTCGCGCAGAATGCGAGCGACCGACCAGAGCATGACCGCAGCGCCACCTGCGGTGCAGACGACGGCTTCCACCATTGAGCTCGGAAAACCGGCAATGATGGCCCCTTTGCCGGCGGCAAACCAGCTGGCGCCAATGCCGACGCAAGACAGCCCAAAAACATCGGCCAGGGCATAGGCGAAAATCGGGCCGGTCAGTTGCGGGCGAGGCGGGCGGATTGATGGTTTGAGCATGCGGTTGGTCTCTATTGGTGGCCGTTATCAAAAAGTCTTCTAAAAGACTTGACAAGTCGAATGTCAAGGTTTGACTTATGCACAGTGGCGGTGCGTTTTTAGCAGTGGGGCGATTGCTTGATGACGAATTTGTTAAATTGCCCGTCGTATTTATTATTTACTTTTAAATCAACGGCTTGTGATTAAGCTCAAGTTTCGGGCAGGGCAACAAAAAACCTTGTGGGACGGCTACTTAGCGCATTGCTTCCCGATTCATGCACAGACTTATCCACAGTTTTTGTGGATAGTTTCAAAAGCCTAAACCCTGTAGCTAGATTGGGATGTTAAGTTAAAGTGATACTTGAGGTTTGCGGCTGTTTTTGTTGCGCTGCAACAAGAAACGGCCTGCCCGGCAGGCCGTTTCCATTGGCATCGATTTACTTGACTCGCATGCCGGGCTGAGCGCCGGAATCCGGCGACAGCAGGAAAATCCCGGGCGTTTTGCCTTCCGGGTCGGAAGCGGCGAGGACCATGCCTTCCGATAATCCAAATTTCATTTTTCGCGGCGCCAGGTTGGCGACCATGACGGTCAATCGGCCGATCAACTGCGCCGGATCGTAGGCCGCCTTGATGCCGGCGAAGACATTGCGTGTTTCGTCGTTCCCGACATCCAGCGTCAGGCGGACCAGCTTGTCGGCACCTTCGACGTGTTCGGCGTTGGCGATGCGGACTATGCGCAGGTCGACCTTCATGAAATCGTCGATATTGCAGAATGGCTCCCAGGGGCTTTCCGTCTTCACTTCGTTTTGCTGGTGTTCGGCATGGCGTTGCTGGGACTGGACTTCCTGCGTCGGAGCCAGCGATTCCTTGTTGGCTTCGACCAGTTTTTCGATCAGCTTGGGATCGACGCGGGTCATCAGGTGCTCATAGACATTGATGGCGTGGCCGCCGGCCAGAAGGCTCTGCGTATCGGTCCACTGCAGCGGGGCGATGTTGAGGAATTTCTCGACCTTGTTGGCGACGATGGGCAGGATCGGCTTCAGCAGCACGGTGAGCAGGCGGAACAGATTCAGCGCGTTGGTGCAGGCGGCGTGCAGTTCGACTTCCTTGCCTTCCTGCTTGGCCAGTTCCCACGGCTTGACGCTATCGACGTACTGGTTGGCGGCATCGGTCAACGCCATGATCTCGCGCATGGCCTTGCCAAACTCGCGGGCTTCATACAGCTCGGCGATGCGGCTGGCTGCTTCCTGAATGCCCTTGATGGCCGGCAGATCGGCAGCAGCCGGCGCCAGTTGGCCATTGAAGCGCTTGGTGATGAAGCCGGCGGAGCGGCTGGCAATGTTCACGTACTTGCCGACCAGGTCCGAATTGACGCGGGCGACGAAGTCATCGAGGCTGAGGTCGATGTCTTCCATCGTGGCCGACAGCTTGGCCGCATAGTAATAGCGCAGCCACTCCGGATTCAGCCCGGTCTTCAGGAAGCTCTCGGCGGTGATGAAGGTGCCGCGCGATTTGGACATCTTGGCGCCATCGACGGTCAGGAAACCGTGCGCGAAGATCTTGGTCGGCGTGCGGAAACCGGCATGGGCCAGTTCGGCCGGCCAGAACAGGGCGTGGAAGTAAAGGATGTCCTTGCCGATGAAATGGTAGAGCTCGGTCTTGGAGTCGGGCTTGAAGTACTCGTCGAAATCGAGGCCGTTCTTGCTGCACAGATTCTTGAACGAGCCCATGTAGCCGATCGGCGCGTCGAGCCAGACGTAGAAATACTTGCCCGGTGCATCGGGAATTTCGAAGCCGAAATAGGGGGCGTCGCGCGAAATGTCCCAGTCGGTCAGTTTGTTCTCGCCGGGCGCGCCCAGCCATTCCTGCATCTTGTTAGCGGCTTCGTTCTGCAGCACGCCGTTGTCGCGGCTGGTGTATTGGCGCAGAAAGGCCTCGCAGCGCGGGTCGGAGAGCTTGAAAAAGTAATGTTCGGAAGTGCGCAATTCCGGCTTGGCGCCGGAGATCGCCGAGTACGGATCTTTCAGGTCGGTCGGCGCATAGGCTGCACCGCAGGACTCGCAGTTGTCGCCATACTGGTCCTTGGCGCCACACTTCGGGCATTCGCCCTTGATGAAGCGGTCAGGCAGAAACAGTTGCTTGACCGGGTCGTAATACTGCTCGATGGTTCGCGTTTCGATCAGGCCGGCGGCGCGCAGCTTCAGATAGATGTCGTTGGCGCAGTCGCGGGTTTCGTCGGAGTGCGTGCTGTAGTAATTGTCGAAACCGACATGGAAACCGGCGAAGTCACGGGAATGCTCGCCATGGACGCGGGCGATCAGTTGCTCCGGCGTGATCCCTTCCTTCTCGGCGCGCAGCATGATCGGCGTGCCGTGGGTGTCGTCGGCGCAGACGTACCAGCACTCGTTGCCGGACATCTTCTGGAAACGTACCCAGATATCGGTCTGGATATATTCGACCAGGTGGCCGAGGTGGATGGCGCCATTGGCGTAGGGCAGGGCGGAAGTGACGAGGATTTTGCGCGACATGAGAGGCCGGTGCTTGAAAGGTAAAGCACGATTTTACCGCGAGGAATCATGGTGATGACTTGCAAACCGATATTCATTGGCGCGGCCGGGGTTTGTGACGGAAAGTAAACAAGTGTGATCACTTGGTAAATTTGCCGGTGGCATTGTTGCTCTGCCGGCTTGATGGGCGCAAAATTCAACAAAAATGGGAGGTTGTATGAACTTTGCGGTCGTTGAAGACAGCAGAAGCCAGGCTGAAGTTCTGAAGGCACTTTTGAAGAGTGAAGGCCATCAGGTCGAGATTTTCGCCGAAGGCAAGCCCTGCATCGAGGCGCTGAAGACGCGCAGCTTCGACTTTTTCGTCATTGACTGGAATCTGCCGGATATTGGCGGTGACGAAGTTCTCAAGCAAATTCGGGAACATTGTGGCTGGGATGTGCCGGTCCTGTTCTGCACCGGTCGTACCGACGAAGAGGCGGCGGCCGATATTCTTCGTCTGGGTGCCGATGATTATGTCCCGAAGCCCATCCGCTACATGGAGTTCCTGGCGCGCGTCCAGTCTTTGCTGCGCCGCCGGAAGCCTCGCCCTGCCACCCTGCAGTTCGGCAATATCGAAATCGACCTCGAGGGGCGGCGAATTCGATTGTGCGGCCTGGATGTCGAGCTGACCCAGCGCGAATTTGAACTCGCCGTCATCCTGTTGCGTAATGTGGGTCGTGTGCTGTCGCGGGAAGAGTTGCTGACCAGTGTCTGGTCGCGGGAGGCGGGGGTGGATACCCGTACCGTCGATACGCATGCCAGCCGTTTGCGCAAGAAACTGGGGCTGGCTGGGGAAAGCGGCCTGATGCTTTCCTCCGTTTATGGCCAGGGTTACCGGCTGGATACAGTTCAGCCGGCCTGATTCTCTATCTCCGGGTTTGGGTTATACTAGACAAAATTGGTCGGGTATTCCCGGCGGTCACCCAAAACCGGAGATTTCATGAGTCTTTCAGAACAGCAAATCAAGGCTGCGCTTTCTGCTGCGGTCGATCCCAATACTGGTAAGGATTTCGTCGCCGGCAAGGCGGTGAAGAACATCAAGATCGACGGTAACGACGTCGCCTTCGATATCGAACTCGGCTACCCGGCCAAGACCCAGATTGATCTCATCCGCAAGCAGGTGATCGCGGCTGTGCGTGCGGTGCCGGGTATCGGCAATATTTCCGCCAACGTTTTCACCAAGATTGTCGCTCACTCGGTGCAGATGGGCGTCAAGCTGATGCCGGGCGTCAAGAACATCATCGCGGTGGCTTCCGGCAAGGGTGGCGTCGGCAAGAGCACGACCGCGGTCAATCTGGCCCTGGCCCTGGTCCAGGAAGGCGCCAGCGTCGGTATCCTCGATGCCGACATCTACGGCCCGTCGCAGCCGCAAATGCTCGGCCTGGCTGGTCAGCAGCCGGAATCGAAGGACGGCCAGAGCATGGAGCCGCTTGAGGCCTATGGCCTGCAGGCGATGTCCATCGGTTTCATGGTCGATGTCGAAACGCCGATGGTCTGGCGCGGGCCGATGGTGGCGCAGGCGCTCGACCAGATGCTGGGCCAGACCAACTGGCACGATATCGATTATTTGATCGTCGACATGCCGCCAGGTACCGGTGACATCCAGTTGTCACTGGCCCAGAAGGTGCCGGTGACCGGTGCTGTGATCATCACCACGCCGCAGGACATCGCGCTGATCGACGCGCGCAAGGGCCTGAAGATGTTCGAGAAGGTGAATATCCCCATCCTCGGCATTGTCGAGAACATGAGCATCCACATTTGCTCGAAGTGTGGTCACGAAGAGCATATCTTCGGCGAAGGCGGCGGCGAGCGAATGTGCCAGGACTACGACGTCGAGTTCCTGGGCAGCCTGCCGCTGGAAATGGCCATTCGCCAGATGGCCGATGGCGGCAAGCCGACCGTGGTTGGCGACCCGGATTCGCGCACGGCCGAGATCTACCGCGGCATCGCCCGCCGCGTGGCAGTCAAGATTGCCGAGAAAGCCAAGGATATGACCTCGAAGTTCCCCAATATCGTGGTCCAGAACACCTAAGTTTTTGCCAAAACCACAGACAAAGGCGGGTAAAATCCCGCCTTTGTTTTTTGTCGTACGGAACCGAGAAAATGGCCATCAAATCAGACAAATGGATACGCCGCATGGCGGCAGAGCACGGCATGATCGAGCCGTTCGAACCCGAGCTGGTGCGTGAAGCGAATGGCGAAAAGATCGTCTCCTACGGCACCTCCAGTTACGGCTACGATATTCGTTGCGCCCGTGAGTTCAAGGTCTTCACCAACATCAACTCGACCGTCGTCGATCCGAAGAACTTCGACCCGAAGTCCTTCGTCGAGATCGAATCCGATGTCTGCATCATCCCGCCGAACTCTTTTGCCCTGGCCCGGACCATGGAATATTTCCGTATTCCGCGCTCGGTGCTGACCGTCTGCCTCGGCAAGTCGACCTATGCCCGCTGCGGCATCATCGTCAATGTGACGCCGTTCGAGCCGGAATGGGAAGGCTACGTCACGCTGGAGTTTTCCAATACGACGCCGCTGCCCGCCAAGATCTACGCCGGTGAAGGTTGTGCCCAGGTGCTGTTCTTCGAATCCGACGAGATTTGCGAAACCTCGTACAAGGATCGTGGCGGCAAGTACCAGGGGCAAGTTGGCGTGACCCTACCCAAAATCTGACGCTGCACTGTAACAAAAACGTCTTATTCTGTGACCCGCTGCGGCGGGTCGCCGCTTTTTAAGGATTCATCATGCGCTTCCACTTCCCCATCATCATCATCGACGAGGACTTCCGCTCGGAAAATACCTCGGGTTTCGGTATCCGCGCCCTGGCCGAGGCGATCGAGAAGGAGGGCATGGAAGTGGTCGGCGTGACCAGCTACGGCGACCTGACCTCGTTCGCCCAGCAGCAGAGCCGCGCCTCGGCTTTCATCCTGTCGATTGACGACGAGGAACTGGCGCTGGAGCCCGAAGAGACGCTGGCCGAGCTGCGCGCCTTCGTCAAGGAAATCCGCAACCGCAACGCCGAGATACCGATCTTCCTGCATGGCGAAACCCGCACCTCGCGCCACATCCCGAACGACGTGCTGCGCGAGCTGCATGGCTTCATCCACATGTTCGAGGACACGCCGGAGTTCATCGCTCGCAACGTCAAGCGCGAGGCGCAGGCTTATCTCGATTCGCTGCCGCCGCCGTTCTTCCGGGCGCTGACGCATTACGCGGCCGATGGCTCGTATTCCTGGCACTGCCCCGGCCACTCGGGCGGCGTCGCCTTCCTGAAGTCGCCGGTCGGCCAGATGTTCCACCAGTTCTTCGGCGAAAACATGCTGCGTGCCGACGTCTGCAATGCCGTCGAGGAACTCGGCCAACTGCTCGACCACACTGGCCCGGTCGCCGCTTCCGAGCGCAACGCGGCTCGCATCTTCAATGCTGACCACCTGTATTTCGTCACCAACGGCACCTCGACCTCGAACAAGATCGTCTGGCATTCGACCGTCGCGCCGAACGACATCGTCGTCGTCGACCGCAACTGCCACAAGTCCATCCTGCACGCCATCATGATGACCGGCGCGATTCCGGTCTTCCTGATGCCGACGCGCAACAACTTCGGCATCATCGGCCCGATCCCGAAGTCGGAATTCCTCTGGGAGAACATCCAGAAGAAGATCGCGGCCAATCCGTTCATTACCGACAAGACGGCCAAACCGCGCGTCCTGACCATCACCCAGTCGACCTACGACGGCATCCTCTACAACGTCGAGGACATCAAGGAAGAGCTGGACGGCAAGATCGATACCCTGCATTTCGACGAAGCCTGGTTGCCGCACGCCGCCTTCCACGATTTCTACGGCGATTACCACGCCATCGGCGCCGATCGCCCGCGCTGCAAGGAGTCGATGATTTTCTCGACGCAATCGACGCACAAGCTGCTGGCTGGCCTGTCGCAGGCGTCGCAGATCCTGGTGCAGGATGCCGACAACTACAAGCTCGACCGCGACATCTTCAACGAGGCCTACCTGATGCACACCTCGACCTCGCCGCAGTACTCAATCATCGCCTCGTGCGATGTGGCGGCGGCGATGATGGAAGAGCCGGCCGGTACCGCGCTGGTCGAAGAGTCGATCACCGAAGCCCTTGATTTCCGCCGCGCCATGCGCAAGGTGGACGAAGAGTGGGGCGCTGACTGGTGGTTCAAGGTCTGGGGGCCGGACGACCTGTCCGAAGAAGGTATCGAGGAGCGCGATGCCTGGATGCTCAAGCCGGGCGAGCGCTGGCACGGTTTCAGCAATCTGGCCGACGGTTTCAACATGCTCGACCCGATCAAGGCGACCATCATCACCCCGGGCCTCGATGTCGATGGCGACTTTGCCGACGAATTCGGTATTCCCGCCGCCATCGTCACCAAGTACCTGGCCGAACATGGCGTCATCGTCGAGAAGTGCGGCCTCTACAGCTTCTTCATCATGTTCACCATCGGCATCACCAAGGGCCGCTGGAACACGCTGGTGACCGCGCTGCAGCAGTTCAAGGACGATTACGACAAGAACCAGCCGCTGTGGAAGGTGCTGCCCGAGTTCGTGCAGAAGAATCCGCGTTACGAGCGCGTCGGCCTACGTGACCTATGCACGCAGATTCACAGCGTCTACAAGCAGAACGACGTGGCCCGCCTGACCACCGAAATGTACCTGTCGGACATGGTGCCGGCGATGCGTCCGGCCGATGCCTTCGCCAAGATGGCGCACCGCGACATCGAGCGGGTGCCGGTGGATGAATTGCTGGGGCGCGTCACGGCCGTATTGCTGACGCCGTACCCGCCGGGCATCCCGCTGCTGATTCCGGGCGAGCGCTTCAACCAGACGATTTGCAGCTATCTGAAGTTCGCGCGCGAGTTCAACGCCCGCTTCCCCGGCTTCGAGACCGATGTGCACGGTCTGGTCAAGGGCGCCGATGGCACCTACTACGTGGATTGCGTGCGCTGATTCCTGCCGCTATTTGCGGCGATAGGTCACAAAAGAAAACCCCGTTCCGCTTTGGCTGGACGGGGTGTTTTTTTGCGCGACGTGCCAGTCGGCTGCGCCGATTTCCGGGAACCTGGCATCGCCCTCGGGTTCGAGGTCGACTTCGGTGATTTCCAGTCGGTCGGCGACGGCCATGGCCTGCGTATAAATCTGCTCACCACCAATGATGAAAATGCTTTCGGCGGTCGACGCCAGCTTCAGGGCCTGGTCGAGAGCGTCGGTCACTTCGGCGCCGGGGGCGGCGTAATCGGCCTGGCGGCTGATCACGATGTTGCGGCGGCCGGGGAGCGGGCGGAAACGCGGCGGCAACGATTCCCAGGTCTTGCGGCCCATGACCACCGTCTGGCCGGCGGTCAGCGTCTTGAAGTGCGCCATGTCCTCCGGAATGTTCCAGATCAAGGTGTTGTCCTTGCCGATGACCCGGTTTTTGGCGATGGCGGCGATGATGATGATTTCGGACATGCTTGGGTTTAACCTCGGGTAGCGATGGCGTCGCGATAGAGCGCAACATACTCGTTGGCCGCGTGCGTCCAGGAAAAGTCCCGGCGCATGCCGTTCTGCTGGATACGCAGCCACAGTTTCCTGTCCTGCCAGGTGCGGCACACATGCTCGATGGTCAGCCACAGGGCGTGCGGCGTATCGCCATCCAGCACGAAACCATTGGCCGTCTTGTCGGCCAGGCTGTCTTCGCAGACGTCGACCACCGTATCGGCCAGGCCGCCAGTGGCACGGACAATCGGCGGCGTGCCATAGCGCAGGCTGTACATCTGGTTCAGGCCGCAAGGCTCGAAGCGGGAAGGCATCACGAAGCAGTCGGCGCCGGCTTCGATGCGATGGGCCAGCCCTTCGTCAAAGCCGATCTTGACGACGATCTGTCCCGGGAAGCGCTTGGCCAGATCGATGAAGCCGGCTTCCATCGCCTTGTCACCACTACCCAGCACGACCAGCTGGGCCGGTAACTTGGGCAGGCCTTCGGCGACGGTGAGCAGCAGGTCGAGGCCCTTCTGGCCGGTCAGGCGGCTGATTACGCCAAACAGCGGCCGGTCGGCGGTTACTTCCAGGCCCATTTCGGTTTGCAGCGCCGTCTTGTTGGCCCGTTTGGCCGCCAGTCGATTGGCGGCGTAGGCGAAAGGCAGCGCCGGGTCGGTGGCCGGGTTCCAGAGCTCGGTATCGACGCCGTTCAAAATGCCGCGCAGCGCCGCGCTGCGGTGGCGCAGCAGCGGTGCCAGGCCATAGCCGAAATGCTCATCCTGGATTTCGCGGGCATAGGTCGGGCTGACCGTGGAAATCTGCGAAGCCAGTTGCAGGCCGGCTTTCAGGAAAGAAAGCTGGTCGTGATATTCGACGCCATCGAAACGCCAGGCGTGTTCCGGCAAACCGAGAGAGGCCAGCATGTCGCGGCCGAAGCAGCCCTGGAAGGCGATATTGTGCACGGTCACGACGCTGGCCGCACCGCCCTGGTAATGCAGATAAGCCGGGGCAAGGGCGGTCTGCCAGTCATTAGCGTGGACAATGTCAGGCTGCCAGCCGAGCGGCGAATCCGGCTGGCCGAGGCGGGCGGCAACCCGCGACAGCAGGCCGAAGCGCAGCGCGTTGTCGGGCCAGTCTTGGCCACTGGCATCGAGATAGGGGTTGCCCGGACGATCGTAGAGTTCGGGGCAGTCGAGCAACAGCAATTCCAGCTGGCCGGCCTTGGCGGTCAGCAGTCGGCAAGCCGGCAGG is a window encoding:
- a CDS encoding arginine/lysine/ornithine decarboxylase; this translates as MRFHFPIIIIDEDFRSENTSGFGIRALAEAIEKEGMEVVGVTSYGDLTSFAQQQSRASAFILSIDDEELALEPEETLAELRAFVKEIRNRNAEIPIFLHGETRTSRHIPNDVLRELHGFIHMFEDTPEFIARNVKREAQAYLDSLPPPFFRALTHYAADGSYSWHCPGHSGGVAFLKSPVGQMFHQFFGENMLRADVCNAVEELGQLLDHTGPVAASERNAARIFNADHLYFVTNGTSTSNKIVWHSTVAPNDIVVVDRNCHKSILHAIMMTGAIPVFLMPTRNNFGIIGPIPKSEFLWENIQKKIAANPFITDKTAKPRVLTITQSTYDGILYNVEDIKEELDGKIDTLHFDEAWLPHAAFHDFYGDYHAIGADRPRCKESMIFSTQSTHKLLAGLSQASQILVQDADNYKLDRDIFNEAYLMHTSTSPQYSIIASCDVAAAMMEEPAGTALVEESITEALDFRRAMRKVDEEWGADWWFKVWGPDDLSEEGIEERDAWMLKPGERWHGFSNLADGFNMLDPIKATIITPGLDVDGDFADEFGIPAAIVTKYLAEHGVIVEKCGLYSFFIMFTIGITKGRWNTLVTALQQFKDDYDKNQPLWKVLPEFVQKNPRYERVGLRDLCTQIHSVYKQNDVARLTTEMYLSDMVPAMRPADAFAKMAHRDIERVPVDELLGRVTAVLLTPYPPGIPLLIPGERFNQTICSYLKFAREFNARFPGFETDVHGLVKGADGTYYVDCVR
- a CDS encoding dihydrofolate reductase; this encodes MSEIIIIAAIAKNRVIGKDNTLIWNIPEDMAHFKTLTAGQTVVMGRKTWESLPPRFRPLPGRRNIVISRQADYAAPGAEVTDALDQALKLASTAESIFIIGGEQIYTQAMAVADRLEITEVDLEPEGDARFPEIGAADWHVAQKNTPSSQSGTGFSFVTYRRK
- the glgA gene encoding glycogen synthase GlgA yields the protein MSALSILFATSEMAPWVKTGGLGDVAAALPAALRKAGHDIRVLLPAYPALKQAFPAATMAAELPAFAPGLPACRLLTAKAGQLELLLLDCPELYDRPGNPYLDASGQDWPDNALRFGLLSRVAARLGQPDSPLGWQPDIVHANDWQTALAPAYLHYQGGAASVVTVHNIAFQGCFGRDMLASLGLPEHAWRFDGVEYHDQLSFLKAGLQLASQISTVSPTYAREIQDEHFGYGLAPLLRHRSAALRGILNGVDTELWNPATDPALPFAYAANRLAAKRANKTALQTEMGLEVTADRPLFGVISRLTGQKGLDLLLTVAEGLPKLPAQLVVLGSGDKAMEAGFIDLAKRFPGQIVVKIGFDEGLAHRIEAGADCFVMPSRFEPCGLNQMYSLRYGTPPIVRATGGLADTVVDVCEDSLADKTANGFVLDGDTPHALWLTIEHVCRTWQDRKLWLRIQQNGMRRDFSWTHAANEYVALYRDAIATRG